TATGACCTTCACCAGGACCCGTTGCTGAATCATAATCTGGCAGAAACGAAAAAAGATGTCAGAGCCAGGCTGGAACTCCTTGCAAAGGCCTTTATGCAACAGTATGTGAACAGGATGATAGAAAACCGGATGACGGCGCCGGAACAGAACTAAACCGGGAAGTGTTATTCATCGTCTTCGTCGTCGTAGTACCCTCCCGACTCGTAATCCCGGAACATTTCCTCAATATCCTCGTTTTCCTCGATTTCCTCAAAAATTTCCCTTTTCAGGTTACGCGGATTCTTTTTTGTCATCTTCCTTGGATTACGGTCTATGTACTCGTCATCATACGACCGGAAGGATTTCTTCTTTTTCATACAAAGCGGTTTAATGATAAGGAGATTATTAAAGTTAATCATTTTTCTGATACGGCCAATCAGACAGAATAGTATAGATTCTGTCGGTATTGTTTTCAAGGGCATTGCCGATAACAATCAGATCGGCTCCTGCTTCGGCAACCATCTGCAGGTCTTCCGAAGTGCGGATACCTCCGCCAACGATCAGGGGGATAGTTATGTTCTTTTTAACCTGTTCAATCAGTTCAGGCTGAATAGGATGGTTTGCTCCGCTACCTCCTTCAAGGTAAATGAGCTTCATCCCCAGCATTTCGCCTGCCATAGCGGTAGCCACTGCAATATCGGGTTTCCGGGCCGGAAGCGGCTTGGTATTGCTCATATATTCAACCGAACTGGTAAATCCGTTCTCAATGAGTATATATCCGGTAGGAATAACTTCAAGGCGGCTGTTTTTCAGAAAAGGTGCGGCCACCACATGGTTTCCGATAAGAAACTCCGGATTGCGGCCCGAGATCAGGCTAAGCAGCAAAACAGCATCGGCGTTGGGACTAATCTGAAGCAGGCTTCCGGGAAAGAGAACAACCGGTTTTTTTAACGATTCCTTAAGAATGTCAACAA
This genomic interval from Bacteroidales bacterium contains the following:
- a CDS encoding geranylgeranylglyceryl/heptaprenylglyceryl phosphate synthase; protein product: MVYQHILTARPEKLLAVLVDPDKHTADSLRQLTEVIRATPVDFVFVGGSLVAGRPDQVVDILKESLKKPVVLFPGSLLQISPNADAVLLLSLISGRNPEFLIGNHVVAAPFLKNSRLEVIPTGYILIENGFTSSVEYMSNTKPLPARKPDIAVATAMAGEMLGMKLIYLEGGSGANHPIQPELIEQVKKNITIPLIVGGGIRTSEDLQMVAEAGADLIVIGNALENNTDRIYTILSDWPYQKND